The genomic window ATTAATGTGATTCAAATTTCAACAATTAATTAGACTTATATcctaataatattttataacaaatttttaaatattttaattcgaTATTGTCTACCTTAATATGATGATAACCGACTATGAATCTATGCTATAACTAGTTTCTAAGGTTGAGAAACTGACCTTAGCACCTCTCTTGGGGCCAATTGGTGGTGGTTTGGGTTTAGGAGCGGCATCACCGGCCGGAGGAGCAGCAGCAGTGGCGGGTGCACCGGCGGCAGGCTCCTCGGATGCTCTGACAACAAGtctagaagaagaagaaccaaTATTGTTGGATTTTATAGGGAACATCAACATGGCACTCCTGGAAGATGTTGCTGATGATGAGGTTGTGGTGGCAGCAACATTAAGTGACAACATAAATCCACAAGCTGCTGATGCCATGCTGCTGGTAGCCATAACTattgttgtgtgtgtgtgtgttttagTAATCTTAAAAGTTGAAAAAAAGGACAAGATTAGATTGAAATCTGAGAGGGTTTGAGTGAGTGAAGTGtgttagtttggttgtttatTTTGGAGGAGAATTATCTCATCCTCAGAAACTTTAGTGTCAATCGTTTCCTCAAATAGAGTGATGACACTTGTGCACCATATCCCGTTCCTTTGGATAATGTTGTCACTACTCACAACTCATTCGTTTTACTATACTCACAAAAAATCACCCAGTCAACTTAGTGGACTCACTCGGTGGCTGGCTATTCATTCAGCAAGGTTAGAGTAAACAGCCACTTTCGTCCCTGGAAGTGTCATTCGCTGTCAAATAAGTCCCTGAAtcaatgaaaattttaaaaaactccCTAAATGTTAATTCtgttagtcaatttagtccaaaaCGTTAAACATATGTTAACTTATGATGATGTGTCTTAGAACACCATGATGTGGCATGTTGactgtattattttaataatttgttgaatttttatgTCCACTTGTCTTTTATTCTAtttaagattaatttttaaaaaataataatacaaaataagTTAAAAGAAATTCATACCAACTATCTACCTTCAAACCTGGAAAATTCATCGATCCAAATCTGGGAAACATAAATCTCCTAATTTGTAAATGAAATTGACACAAAATACTAGAAAAATCATCACAATAACAACAGCAATTCGGTTGAACATACATGAAGCAATATGGTGGGGGACATATTGTAGCAATTTAGCAATAACCCATCACCCGTGGTTGGTTCTTCACAGTTCTAGTTTTCTGGGTTgggttatttttcttttaaaactgGTAGGATTAGTATTTTGAATGATTATGTTAAGAGCAAGCAACTGGAGGATGTGGTTGTTGT from Trifolium pratense cultivar HEN17-A07 linkage group LG1, ARS_RC_1.1, whole genome shotgun sequence includes these protein-coding regions:
- the LOC123884085 gene encoding photosystem I reaction center subunit IV B, chloroplastic-like — protein: MATSSMASAACGFMLSLNVAATTTSSSATSSRSAMLMFPIKSNNIGSSSSRLVVRASEEPAAGAPATAAAPPAGDAAPKPKPPPIGPKRGAKVKILRKESYWYKGTGSVVAVDQDPKTRYPVVVRFNKVNYANVSTNNYALDEIEEV